The proteins below come from a single Conger conger chromosome 10, fConCon1.1, whole genome shotgun sequence genomic window:
- the opn7b gene encoding opsin 7, group member b: MEPTMGNASDLFVSNISKENDFLMGSIYAIFGVLSLLGNSILLFVAYRKRPSLKPAEFFIVNLSISDLGMTITLFPLAIPSSFAHKWLFDELTCQYYAFCGVFFGLSSLTNLTVLSSVCCLKVSYPHYGNKFSSFHARFLVVGVWCYASIFAVGPLAQWGRYGPEPYGTACCIDWKASNTELLAMSYIVCLFLFCYMVPSTVIFVSYLFIFMTVRGSRQAVQQHVSPQNKTTNAHNLIVKLSVAVCIGFLMAWSPYAVVAMWAAFGDFGSVPPMSFALAAIFAKSSTLYNPMVYLVFKPNFRKSLCRDAAQCRRRLCPSVCGCEATPMQRSCSNRSQRNNKDVDNSTRLSNGLPECHEACHHCPEAGSGCLATPQRTARIMTGSTHSEVAVSQLSNEFQSDFL, translated from the exons atggagcccact ATGGGAAATGCTTcagatttgtttgtttccaaCATATCGAAAGAAAATGACTTCCTCATGGGATCTATTTATGCCATTTTTG GGGTCCTATCTCTTCTGGGCAATAGcatattgttgtttgttgccTATCGGAAAAGGCCCTCCTTGAAGCCAGCCGAGTTCTTCATTGTTAATCTATCCATCAGTGATCTTGGGATGACCATAACCCTCTTCCCCTTGGCAATACCCTCTTCTTTTGCGCACAA gTGGCTGTTTGATGAGCTCACCTGTCAGTACTATGCTTTCTGTGGAGTTTTCTTTGGCCTGAGCAGTCTGACTAACCTCACagtcctctcctctgtctgctgtctTAAAGTCTCCTACCCTCACTATG GAAACAAGTTCTCCTCTTTTCATGCCCGCTtcctggtggtgggggtgtggtgcTACGCCTCCATTTTTGCGGTGGGGCCCCTGGCCCAGTGGGGTCGTTACGGCCCCGAGCCCTATGGAACAGCCTGCTGTATCGACTGGAAGGCCTCGAACACAGAGCTGTTAGCCATGAGCTACATCGTCTGCCTGTTCCTCTTCTGCTACATGGTGCCCTCCACCGTCATCTTCGTCTCCTACCTCTTCATCTTCATGACCGTGCGCGGCTCCCGCCAGGCCGTTCAGCAGCACGTCTCCCCGCAGAACAAAACCACCAACGCCCACAACCTCATCGTCAAG TTGTCCGTGGCTGTGTGCATCGGTTTTCTGATGGCGTGGAGCCCTTATGCTGTGGTTGCCATGTGGGCGGCCTTCGGAGACTTTGGCAGCGTGCCGCCCATGTCTTTTGCCCTGGCCGCCATCTTTGCCAAGTCCTCCACCCTCTACAACCCCATGGTCTACTTGGTCTTCAAGCCAAACTTCCGGAAATCTCTGTGCCGGGACGCAGCACAGTGCCGACGCCGgctctgtccctctgtgtgtggctgcgagGCCACGCCCATGCAGAGGAGCTGTTCTAACCGTTCACAGCGCAACAACAAGGATGTCGACAACTCCACCCGCCTCTCAAACGGCCTACCAGAGTGTCACGAGGCCTGTCACCACTGTCCGGAGGCGGGGTCAGGGTGCCTGGCCACACCCCAGAGGACCGCTCGCATCATGACAGGCTCCACCCATAGTGAAGTTGCTGTCAGCCAGCTCTCCAATGAATTTCAGAGTGACTTCCTCTAG